One Ranitomeya imitator isolate aRanImi1 chromosome 4, aRanImi1.pri, whole genome shotgun sequence genomic window, GTAAGTCAAGTTTTACAGTGACTCACCTGTAAAGAGTTGTTAGTCGGCAAAGAGTCTTCCAACATTTCATTACTGAGTCCAGAATGATCAGCATCAATGAGATTATCAACAGGGACATTCTGATTTGCTTTCATGTAAGTAAAGTCATTTTCTGTAGAATCCAAAGCCACACAGACATTGTATGAGTAGGGAAATGTTAATGTTCCTGTTGGGTTTTGAGTTAACATTCTAGGATCAACTTGAGGATAAAAGTTTGAACTTAGAGGTCCAAACATTGGTACTGGCTTGGACTTTTTATACTTTGATATAATAACTGACAAAACTGTTATAATAAATAGTAAGGATATTATAGCAAGACTGATTACTAAGTATAACTGTAGATTGGAATGCTGATCTTCATCGGTGAATTTGTTCTGAATTTTAGGAGCAACTTGTTGGAAATTGTTGGCAATAACAAGATTAATGGTGACAGAAGATGAAAGACAGGGTCGTCCATTGTCCTTCACAATCACCACTACCTTTTGCTTCAATGTATCCTTCTCTTGAAAGATGCGTGATGTCCTGATTTCACCATTATGCTGGCTGATTGTGAAATATTGTGATTCGATAACTGGCAAAAAAGTGTAAGATAGTAACGCATTATGGCCAGCATCTGCATCCACTGCCACCACCTTGGTTATCAAAGAGCCTGGTTCAGATGCAAAAGGGACCATCTCAAACATAGTTGATCCATCACTTTCTAGAGTTGGGTACAAGATTTTGGGAGCGTTATCATTCTGATCTACTATACGGATAGTTAGCGTTGTATTGCTGCTCAGTGATGGGGATCCATTATCACTGGCTGACACTTGTATTAGAAACTCATTCTGTTGCTCATAATCAAATGATCTTTGAGCATAGAGAACTCCAGTCTCAATATTAATGGAAAGGTAAGCCGTGACTGGAAGATCCGTATCAACATTGGAAATTGAATAAATAATTTTAGCATTGTCTCCGGTATCAAAATCATTTGCTTGAATACTGAATATTGAAGCTCCTGGTAGGTTGTTCTCTTGCACATAAGCTATGTAAGTTGATTTATTAAACACTGGTGGGTTGTCATTGATATCTGATATCTCCAAGATGATGGATTTTCTACTGGAAAGTGGAGGTGATCCTCTATCAGTAGCTAGAATCGTGATATCGTAGGTAGATACTTTTTCTCTGTCCAAAGAACCAACAGTAACAAGTCTGAAATAACTGGCAGATGATGATATTAAACTAAAAGCTCCTCCATCCGTAAGTTTACAGTCCACTTCTCCATTTTCCCCAGAATCCCGATCACTCACTTTAATGAGAGCGATTATGGTTCCTGGTGGAGAATCTTCAGGAATAGGAGAAGATAATGATGTGAGGGATATCTCAGGAGCATTGTCATTTTCATCTATAACTTCTATCAGTACTTTACAATGGGCCACGAGGCCTCCTCCATCCTTTGCTTGAACAGATATTTCATAATTTTGCGTTAATTCAAAATCCAATTTACTCTGTGTTTTAATTTCTCCAGTCCCAGGGTGGACACTGAATATTCCAGAACGATGGACATTTCCAGATGTTTTACTAAAGGAATATGTGATCTGTCCATTGGCCCCTTCATCCTTGTCTGTGGCATTCACTATGATTATTGTGGTATTTATTGGTGGATTCTCATTTACACTGACTTTATATATTGACTGGGTAAATATGGGGAAATTATCATTAGCGTCAGTGACAATGACCCTTATTAAGGCCGTTCCAGATCTCACAGGTTTCCCTCCATCCATAGCTGTTAGTATGAGCTCATGAAGACTCTGTGTCTCCCTATCTAATGGTTTCTCTAGAACAAGTTCTAGAACTCTACTACCATCTGGATTTCTGTCTTCACTCAGTGTAAAATACTGATTATCACTGAGATTATATGTCTGCACAGAGTTAGAGCCAATATCTGGATCTTCTGCCGTCTGTAAAGCAAATCTGGTCCCTGGTGATGTTAATTCAATTGTCTCTACAGAAAACATGtcagggaagaatgctggagaatTATCATTTATATCCTGGATTTCAATCTTGACACTGAAAACATTTAGAGGATTTTCAACCACAGCATCAAAGGTTATGTAGCAAGGAGCTGCTGCCCCACACAATGTCTCTCTGTCTATCCTGTCCTTAATATACAATTTTCCATTATCCAGATTTACATAGAAATGTCTCCCTGGAGCTTCAGATACAATCCTCAGTTTTCTAGATGAGAGCTGATTATTATCTAATCCAAGGTCATCTGCAATATTTGCTATAACAGAGTCTTTCCTCATTTCTTCTACAATGGAGTAATGAATCTGACCGGAGACTGAAT contains:
- the LOC138675459 gene encoding protocadherin gamma-B2-like isoform X17 — encoded protein: MTHPYHQIYKGLRWQVTISLLFSWLYHSVSGQIHYSIVEEMRKDSVIANIADDLGLDNNQLSSRKLRIVSEAPGRHFYVNLDNGKLYIKDRIDRETLCGAAAPCYITFDAVVENPLNVFSVKIEIQDINDNSPAFFPDMFSVETIELTSPGTRFALQTAEDPDIGSNSVQTYNLSDNQYFTLSEDRNPDGSRVLELVLEKPLDRETQSLHELILTAMDGGKPVRSGTALIRVIVTDANDNFPIFTQSIYKVSVNENPPINTTIIIVNATDKDEGANGQITYSFSKTSGNVHRSGIFSVHPGTGEIKTQSKLDFELTQNYEISVQAKDGGGLVAHCKVLIEVIDENDNAPEISLTSLSSPIPEDSPPGTIIALIKVSDRDSGENGEVDCKLTDGGAFSLISSSASYFRLVTVGSLDREKVSTYDITILATDRGSPPLSSRKSIILEISDINDNPPVFNKSTYIAYVQENNLPGASIFSIQANDFDTGDNAKIIYSISNVDTDLPVTAYLSINIETGVLYAQRSFDYEQQNEFLIQVSASDNGSPSLSSNTTLTIRIVDQNDNAPKILYPTLESDGSTMFEMVPFASEPGSLITKVVAVDADAGHNALLSYTFLPVIESQYFTISQHNGEIRTSRIFQEKDTLKQKVVVIVKDNGRPCLSSSVTINLVIANNFQQVAPKIQNKFTDEDQHSNLQLYLVISLAIISLLFIITVLSVIISKYKKSKPVPMFGPLSSNFYPQVDPRMLTQNPTGTLTFPYSYNVCVALDSTENDFTYMKANQNVPVDNLIDADHSGLSNEMLEDSLPTNNSLQQGQPNTDWRFTQAQRPGPSGAQQPPEEAGVWPNNQFETERLQAMILASANEAAEGGAAVAGGTGTMGLSARYGPQFTLQHVPDYRQNIYIPGTTSTLTNAAGKRDGKAGAPSGNKKKSGKKEKK